From one Mycobacterium colombiense CECT 3035 genomic stretch:
- a CDS encoding TIGR03619 family F420-dependent LLM class oxidoreductase, with amino-acid sequence MKFHVMLPGCVDTPAVTQPWESQLTGADVLRIAQAADECGFESVFIPEHFVVNTAHTETTGRHFLDSTTAQAVIAGATKRIKVGSMVTLVPLRNPIILAKSLCTLDWLTGGRAAMTVGLGWQRDEYDALGVPWEERGARTDDYLAAMFELWHSDFPQFDGKYTSFSDIVFEPKPVSKPHPTIWIGGDATPALRRAARFGDGWAPWLTPPDQIPEKIDRIRSSPEFNDRPFSVFYSLMSLLIGLGESGHENRAINGFDAATDAQRVVDSCERLAELGVTDTWVPPPRVDGVGEYIDHLRWVADEVATQFTHVAT; translated from the coding sequence ATGAAGTTCCACGTGATGCTGCCCGGTTGTGTCGACACCCCCGCCGTCACGCAGCCGTGGGAATCGCAACTGACCGGAGCTGACGTGCTCCGAATCGCCCAAGCGGCCGATGAATGTGGATTCGAAAGTGTCTTTATCCCAGAGCATTTCGTCGTAAACACCGCTCACACGGAAACCACCGGCCGCCACTTCCTGGATTCGACGACTGCCCAAGCTGTGATAGCGGGTGCCACGAAGCGCATCAAAGTCGGTTCGATGGTGACGCTGGTTCCGTTGAGAAACCCCATCATTCTCGCGAAATCTCTGTGCACACTCGACTGGTTGACCGGTGGGCGGGCGGCGATGACTGTCGGATTGGGATGGCAACGCGACGAGTACGACGCCCTCGGCGTGCCCTGGGAGGAGCGTGGTGCCCGCACCGATGACTACCTGGCCGCGATGTTCGAACTGTGGCACAGTGATTTCCCGCAATTCGACGGCAAGTACACCTCTTTCAGCGACATCGTTTTTGAACCCAAGCCGGTGTCGAAACCGCATCCCACCATTTGGATTGGCGGTGATGCAACTCCCGCGTTGCGGCGAGCTGCCCGTTTCGGTGACGGCTGGGCACCATGGCTGACGCCGCCTGACCAGATACCGGAAAAGATCGACCGCATACGGTCGAGCCCAGAGTTCAACGACAGGCCGTTTTCGGTGTTCTACTCGTTGATGTCGCTGCTGATCGGGCTGGGTGAATCCGGACATGAGAACCGCGCCATAAACGGCTTCGACGCCGCCACCGACGCGCAGCGGGTAGTCGACAGTTGCGAGCGGCTCGCCGAGCTCGGAGTGACCGACACCTGGGTGCCACCGCCGCGGGTGGATGGGGTCGGCGAGTATATCGACCATCTGCGCTGGGTCGCCGACGAAGTCGCTACTCAATTTACGCACGTCGCGACATAG
- a CDS encoding TetR/AcrR family transcriptional regulator produces MPVHDSAKLTTATSRRDRPATLTEDQIVDAALSVIREEGLDALSMRRLSRELGRSAMAVYWYVDDKKQLLDLVARKMLAEVALPDPIVGSWEERLHLIVDEIDAKLREHPGMAEILLERMLSTDRRLMNGIMDILLSAGFEGAEIFLTYAMIHTYLFGRYQVVLHAEEIYSMQPEDNADTVARMLPHLNDVRGRDFFAFGVRTIIAGLRNHLEAKLQT; encoded by the coding sequence GTGCCGGTTCATGATTCAGCCAAGCTGACCACCGCCACCAGTAGACGGGACCGGCCGGCCACGTTGACCGAAGACCAGATCGTGGACGCGGCGCTGAGCGTCATTCGCGAAGAAGGGCTGGACGCTCTGTCTATGCGGCGGTTGTCCCGCGAGCTGGGGCGGTCCGCAATGGCGGTGTACTGGTACGTCGACGACAAAAAACAATTGCTCGATCTGGTTGCCAGGAAAATGCTGGCCGAAGTCGCACTGCCAGACCCAATCGTCGGCTCGTGGGAAGAACGACTGCACCTGATTGTCGACGAGATCGACGCCAAGTTGCGCGAGCACCCTGGCATGGCGGAAATCCTGTTGGAGCGGATGCTGTCGACCGACCGGCGGTTGATGAACGGGATCATGGACATCCTGCTCTCGGCCGGCTTCGAAGGCGCCGAGATCTTTTTGACCTACGCGATGATCCATACATACCTGTTCGGCAGATACCAGGTGGTGTTGCATGCCGAGGAGATCTACTCCATGCAGCCGGAAGACAATGCCGACACGGTCGCCCGAATGTTGCCCCACCTGAACGACGTTCGCGGCCGCGATTTCTTCGCGTTCGGTGTCAGGACCATCATCGCCGGCCTTCGCAACCATCTCGAGGCGAAACTTCAAACCTGA